The following proteins are co-located in the Fusobacteria bacterium ZRK30 genome:
- a CDS encoding glycosyltransferase family 4 protein — protein MNKKKGTGGKKKIGMVVNEAWNMYNFRGGLIKKLILEGYEVVVIAPTDKFDEKLKSLGAKVVDVEINSKGTNPIEDLKLIFALRKIYKREKLDIVFNYTIKPIIYGTIAAKLAKVIPIAVTTGLGYAFIKEGKVTKVVEKLYRFSLRFAKEVWFLNENDKKVFLERKLVDSDKTFVLNGEGIDTDYFKPLKETGAVRKIKFLMIARALWDKGVKEYCEAAEIIKSKHRDKEIEFLFLGRVGAPNPSAVPKEYIEKYHNEGTINYLGVVDDVTAVIEKSSCFVLPSYREGISRVIMENASMGKPIIASDVPGCRELVDDGKTGYLCTPGESKDLAQKIEWFINLPEERRAKAGRLGRQKMIDEFSEKMVVEVYSEKLKKWLN, from the coding sequence ATGAATAAAAAAAAGGGAACAGGTGGGAAAAAAAAGATAGGAATGGTAGTAAATGAAGCTTGGAATATGTATAATTTTAGGGGTGGTTTGATAAAAAAGTTGATACTGGAGGGGTATGAAGTTGTAGTGATTGCTCCGACAGATAAGTTTGACGAAAAGTTAAAGAGTTTAGGAGCTAAAGTGGTAGATGTTGAGATAAATTCCAAGGGTACCAATCCAATAGAAGATTTAAAGTTGATATTTGCCCTCCGTAAAATATATAAGAGGGAAAAATTAGATATAGTTTTTAACTATACTATAAAACCAATAATCTATGGAACTATTGCCGCTAAACTTGCAAAAGTCATACCAATAGCTGTGACAACAGGTCTGGGATATGCATTTATAAAGGAAGGGAAAGTAACCAAGGTAGTTGAAAAACTATACAGGTTTTCCCTTAGATTTGCCAAGGAAGTCTGGTTCTTAAATGAAAATGATAAGAAGGTATTTTTAGAAAGAAAATTAGTTGATTCGGATAAAACATTTGTCTTAAATGGAGAGGGGATCGACACCGATTATTTTAAACCTCTGAAAGAAACAGGAGCAGTCCGTAAAATAAAGTTTTTAATGATAGCCAGAGCTCTCTGGGATAAGGGAGTAAAGGAATATTGTGAGGCAGCTGAGATTATAAAGTCTAAACATAGGGACAAGGAGATAGAATTTCTATTTTTAGGAAGGGTAGGAGCACCGAATCCATCAGCTGTTCCCAAGGAATATATAGAAAAATATCATAATGAAGGGACAATTAACTACTTAGGAGTAGTTGATGATGTGACTGCAGTAATTGAGAAGTCCTCCTGTTTTGTGCTGCCTTCATACAGGGAAGGGATTTCCAGAGTGATAATGGAAAATGCATCTATGGGAAAACCTATAATAGCATCAGATGTCCCTGGATGTCGTGAATTGGTGGATGATGGGAAAACTGGATACCTTTGCACACCTGGGGAGTCTAAAGATCTGGCTCAAAAAATAGAGTGGTTTATAAATCTGCCTGAGGAGAGAAGGGCAAAGGCAGGGAGGTTAGGGCGACAGAAGATGATAGATGAATTCTCTGAAAAAATGGTAGTAGAAGTCTACTCAGAGAAATTAAAAAAATGGCTCAATTAA
- a CDS encoding amino acid permease yields the protein MDSSSKKTSWKMLALMGFTVVWGFGNVVNNYANQGLAVVVSWILILSLYFVPYALMVGEMGSAFKDKSGGVSSWIGSTYGPMLAYFAGWTYWVVHVPYLAQKPQSILVALSWVFFQDGDLVKGVNPILLQSVVLVIFIIFLWIASRGVTSLKRIGALAGTAMFIMGILYILMMLAAPSLVDLKSATTTWDASTLMPSFDFKYFTTISMLVFAVGGCEKLSPYVKEIKNPSKNFPKGMLTLAIMVGISALLGSVAMGMMFNSNLIPTDLKMNGQYYAFKLLGEYYGVGNFLIILFAIANTLAQISALMFSIDAPLKILIGDADRNFIPKSFAKLNKYGAPINGYKLTGVLVSILIIIPAIGIGNMNTLYNWLLDLNSIVMPLRYLWVFLAYMALRGFKRNKDRSKNSDYIFIKNDKIAFFVGAWCFAFTAFACLMGVFPKGLILFSSEWFFQITLNILTPLVLVGLGFILPKIAKKENKLKEALNTEV from the coding sequence ATGGACAGTAGTAGTAAGAAAACAAGTTGGAAAATGTTAGCCTTAATGGGATTTACAGTTGTTTGGGGATTTGGAAATGTAGTAAATAACTACGCTAATCAAGGGTTAGCAGTTGTTGTTTCGTGGATATTGATATTATCATTATATTTTGTTCCCTATGCGTTGATGGTTGGAGAGATGGGTTCTGCTTTCAAGGATAAGAGCGGAGGAGTTTCAAGCTGGATAGGTTCTACATATGGACCAATGTTAGCTTACTTTGCAGGATGGACATACTGGGTAGTACATGTACCTTATTTAGCTCAAAAACCACAGAGTATATTAGTAGCTCTCAGCTGGGTATTTTTTCAGGATGGTGATTTAGTTAAAGGTGTAAATCCTATTCTATTACAATCTGTTGTTTTAGTTATTTTTATAATTTTTCTTTGGATTGCTTCCCGTGGTGTCACTTCTTTAAAAAGAATTGGAGCATTGGCAGGAACAGCTATGTTTATCATGGGAATCTTATATATTCTAATGATGCTGGCAGCACCCTCTCTTGTAGATCTTAAATCTGCAACAACAACATGGGATGCATCTACACTTATGCCTTCATTTGATTTTAAGTATTTTACTACTATCTCAATGTTAGTGTTTGCTGTAGGAGGATGTGAAAAATTATCTCCCTATGTAAAGGAAATTAAAAATCCTTCTAAAAACTTCCCTAAGGGAATGTTAACCTTAGCTATCATGGTAGGAATCTCTGCACTTTTAGGTTCAGTAGCTATGGGAATGATGTTTAATAGTAATCTGATCCCTACTGATTTAAAGATGAATGGACAGTATTATGCATTTAAACTATTAGGAGAGTATTATGGTGTCGGAAATTTCTTAATCATACTATTTGCAATAGCAAACACATTAGCTCAAATATCAGCTCTTATGTTCTCTATAGATGCTCCCCTTAAGATCCTTATAGGAGATGCAGACAGAAACTTTATTCCAAAATCATTTGCTAAATTAAATAAATACGGAGCTCCTATTAATGGATACAAATTAACAGGTGTTCTGGTAAGTATCTTAATAATAATTCCTGCTATTGGAATTGGAAATATGAATACATTATATAACTGGCTGCTAGATCTTAACTCTATAGTTATGCCTCTTAGATATTTATGGGTATTCTTAGCTTATATGGCACTTAGAGGATTTAAGAGAAATAAAGACCGATCTAAAAACAGTGATTATATATTTATTAAAAATGATAAAATTGCCTTCTTTGTAGGAGCTTGGTGTTTCGCTTTTACAGCCTTTGCCTGTTTAATGGGGGTCTTCCCAAAGGGTCTTATATTATTTTCATCTGAATGGTTTTTCCAGATCACTCTAAATATTTTAACACCTTTAGTTTTGGTAGGTTTAGGATTTATCCTTCCTAAGATTGCAAAGAAAGAAAATAAATTAAAAGAAGCTTTAAATACTGAAGTATAA
- a CDS encoding tRNA 2-thiocytidine biosynthesis protein TtcA, with protein MATDSLRKTYRKEIWRKFVKAIKDFDLIEDGDKIAVGVSGGKDSLLLCKLLQELAKDRTKNFELKFISMNPGFGSMDIEQFKKNLVELEIPCEIFDANVWEVAFEENPESPCFLCAKMRRGVLYKKVEELGCNKLALGHHFDDVIETSLINMFYAGTIKTMIPKVNSTSGKLSIIRPLVYVKEANIINFTKWNGIKPMSCGCPVEGEKTDSKRAELKKLLETLEATNPNIKQSIFNSMKNINLDYVFGYTRGNKKDK; from the coding sequence ATGGCTACTGACAGCTTGAGAAAAACCTATAGAAAAGAAATATGGAGAAAATTTGTAAAAGCCATAAAGGATTTTGATTTGATTGAAGATGGGGATAAGATAGCTGTAGGAGTATCAGGAGGAAAGGACAGTCTTTTACTTTGTAAGCTGCTTCAGGAATTAGCCAAGGATAGAACTAAAAATTTTGAGCTTAAATTTATCTCTATGAATCCAGGGTTTGGATCTATGGATATAGAACAGTTCAAAAAAAACTTGGTGGAGTTAGAGATTCCATGTGAGATTTTTGATGCCAATGTCTGGGAAGTGGCTTTTGAAGAAAACCCGGAAAGTCCATGTTTTCTATGTGCAAAGATGAGAAGGGGAGTACTATATAAAAAAGTGGAGGAGTTAGGATGTAATAAACTAGCTCTGGGACATCATTTTGATGATGTAATCGAAACTAGTTTGATAAATATGTTCTATGCCGGAACTATAAAAACTATGATCCCCAAGGTAAACTCTACTAGTGGGAAACTATCTATAATCAGACCTTTGGTCTATGTAAAGGAAGCTAATATAATAAACTTTACTAAATGGAATGGGATAAAACCAATGAGCTGTGGATGTCCTGTAGAAGGGGAAAAAACTGATTCTAAAAGAGCAGAATTAAAAAAATTGTTGGAAACTTTAGAAGCTACAAACCCTAATATAAAGCAGAGTATATTTAATTCTATGAAAAATATAAACTTGGATTATGTGTTTGGTTATACAAGGGGAAATAAGAAGGATAAGTAA
- a CDS encoding tRNA 2-thiocytidine(32) synthetase TtcA, whose amino-acid sequence MKIERIEELDNLKYENFRFQIIENELIIKNIGEKYEIKFPLNEKRRVKTAESIEKLTGLKLRFSKLDGREITSYIESKGFNKSIWSLAGKAMCDYNMVEEGDRIAVGVSGGKDSLTLLNVLVRVKMITRVNFEIIPIHIHPKQKSIATNEIEDYCRSLGLELIVEETNLEDILFGEDKMKNPCFMCGRMRRGILYRMMKEKNINKLALGHHKDDIIETFLLNTFYQGNLGVMKPRYMSKEHGVEVIRPMAYIEESTIIRYARRIKLPILKSECEYETSKDSKRLEVKEMIEELSKKSENIRSVILNSIKPLLAD is encoded by the coding sequence ATGAAAATAGAAAGAATTGAAGAATTAGATAATTTAAAGTATGAAAATTTTAGATTTCAAATTATAGAAAATGAACTGATTATAAAAAATATCGGGGAAAAATATGAGATAAAGTTTCCTTTAAATGAAAAAAGAAGGGTAAAAACAGCTGAATCCATAGAAAAGCTTACAGGTTTAAAATTAAGGTTTTCAAAGTTAGACGGTAGGGAGATCACATCTTATATTGAGTCTAAGGGTTTTAATAAGAGTATCTGGAGTCTGGCAGGAAAGGCTATGTGTGATTATAATATGGTTGAAGAGGGAGACAGGATAGCTGTAGGAGTATCGGGAGGAAAGGACAGTCTTACCCTTCTAAATGTATTGGTTCGTGTAAAGATGATAACCAGGGTGAACTTTGAGATAATCCCTATTCATATCCACCCCAAGCAAAAAAGTATTGCAACAAATGAAATTGAAGATTATTGCAGATCTTTAGGGTTAGAACTAATCGTAGAAGAAACTAATCTAGAGGATATCTTGTTTGGAGAGGATAAGATGAAAAATCCTTGTTTTATGTGTGGACGTATGAGGAGGGGAATCCTCTACAGAATGATGAAGGAAAAAAATATTAATAAATTAGCTTTGGGACACCATAAAGACGATATTATTGAAACATTTTTACTAAATACTTTTTATCAGGGGAATTTGGGAGTAATGAAACCCAGGTATATGTCAAAGGAACATGGGGTAGAGGTTATAAGACCTATGGCATATATAGAGGAAAGTACCATAATCAGGTATGCCCGTAGGATAAAGTTACCCATATTAAAATCTGAATGTGAATATGAGACAAGTAAAGATTCCAAGAGGTTAGAAGTAAAGGAAATGATCGAAGAGTTGAGTAAAAAAAGTGAAAATATCAGGAGTGTAATTTTAAATAGTATAAAGCCGTTGCTGGCAGATTAA
- a CDS encoding deoxynucleoside kinase, whose protein sequence is MYYNEYFKKTKLNGDDMNGIICIDGVVGAGKSTLGDILAKELGISLFEEPVLNNPILDKFYYDKKRYSFPLQIFFLNKRFKMIKEANLLDGCVMDRSIYGDVIFARMLMEDGDMTPEEFELYEELLYNMLEHLSPPKLMIYLESSVEGAIEKISRRGRDYEKVVPRTYWESLNQNYESYFNSYNLSNILRINVDNVDIKENPQDRKWFIDTVKARLDEINSK, encoded by the coding sequence ATGTATTATAATGAATATTTTAAAAAAACTAAATTAAATGGAGATGACATGAACGGAATAATTTGTATTGACGGTGTTGTAGGAGCTGGAAAGAGTACTTTAGGGGATATTTTAGCTAAAGAATTAGGGATTTCATTGTTTGAAGAACCTGTTTTAAATAATCCTATTTTGGATAAATTCTACTATGATAAAAAAAGATATAGCTTTCCCCTTCAAATATTTTTCTTGAACAAGAGATTTAAGATGATAAAGGAAGCTAATCTATTAGATGGTTGTGTTATGGACAGGAGTATCTATGGTGATGTTATCTTTGCTAGGATGCTTATGGAAGATGGAGATATGACACCTGAAGAGTTTGAACTCTATGAAGAGTTACTTTATAATATGCTGGAACATCTGTCTCCTCCTAAACTAATGATCTATTTAGAGTCATCTGTAGAAGGTGCTATTGAGAAGATCTCTAGAAGAGGTAGAGATTACGAAAAGGTTGTTCCTAGGACTTATTGGGAAAGTTTGAATCAAAACTATGAAAGTTATTTCAACTCTTATAATCTTTCAAATATCTTGAGAATCAATGTGGATAATGTAGATATAAAAGAAAATCCCCAGGATAGAAAATGGTTTATAGATACAGTTAAAGCAAGATTAGATGAGATCAACTCAAAATAA
- the ruvA gene encoding Holliday junction branch migration protein RuvA: MFEYLDGKITIKKMGYVAIDVNGLGYKVFVSLQTLDKIKLDETTRLYIYNHVKEDMFKLIGFAEERERDFFEILINVNGIGMSLGLAILSTFTINDLKQIIANEDTKLLTKVPKLGAKKSQKLIVDVKDKMKNLQLVDNIDSGTGSIKAQLEEDIYLALGALGYSKKDIDKFVTSKDIESYDSIEMAIKDILRKISK; encoded by the coding sequence ATGTTTGAATATTTAGATGGTAAGATCACCATAAAAAAAATGGGTTATGTTGCCATAGATGTAAATGGTTTAGGTTACAAGGTATTTGTATCCCTTCAAACTTTAGATAAAATTAAACTAGATGAAACTACAAGACTGTATATCTACAATCATGTAAAAGAAGATATGTTTAAGTTAATTGGATTTGCTGAGGAGAGAGAAAGAGATTTCTTTGAGATCCTTATCAATGTAAATGGAATAGGGATGTCACTTGGTTTGGCTATCCTCTCTACATTCACTATTAACGATCTAAAACAGATAATTGCCAATGAGGACACAAAATTACTTACTAAGGTTCCTAAATTAGGAGCTAAAAAATCTCAAAAACTAATAGTTGATGTGAAAGATAAGATGAAAAACCTTCAACTTGTAGACAATATTGATTCTGGTACTGGTAGTATCAAGGCTCAGTTAGAAGAAGATATCTACCTGGCTTTAGGTGCTCTTGGATATTCTAAAAAAGATATCGATAAATTTGTCACTTCTAAGGATATAGAATCATATGACTCTATAGAAATGGCTATAAAAGATATCTTAAGAAAGATAAGTAAATAA
- a CDS encoding RluA family pseudouridine synthase — MLKKNMKIKRDTILKVKEKMELMEFLAFHLQGKSKNNLKSLLSHGQITVDSQMVSQYNHVLTIGQEVKINWNKDRDVKKMQGVQILFEDDNIIVANKDAGILSVSTGGRDENTAYNKLKDHVKSSNPKNKIFIVHRLDRNTSGIMMFAKTAEAQQLLQSDWKKYIVSRKYSVLVEGKVKDDKGTITSWLKENTAFVVYSSKTDNGGKKAITNYEVIKKTNNFTLLEASLETGRKNQIRVHMQDLKHPIVGDKKYGADGNPIKRMGLHARVLEFIHPITGKEYKFETKIPASFEKVFKRMRKR, encoded by the coding sequence ATTTTGAAAAAAAATATGAAAATAAAAAGAGATACAATATTAAAAGTCAAAGAAAAAATGGAATTAATGGAATTTTTAGCTTTCCACCTGCAAGGAAAGAGTAAAAATAATTTAAAATCATTACTTAGCCATGGTCAAATAACTGTAGATAGCCAAATGGTCAGCCAGTACAACCATGTCTTAACTATCGGTCAAGAGGTAAAAATCAACTGGAATAAGGATAGAGATGTAAAGAAGATGCAGGGAGTTCAAATCTTATTTGAAGATGATAATATCATAGTTGCAAATAAAGATGCAGGGATCCTTTCAGTATCTACTGGTGGCAGAGATGAAAATACTGCCTATAATAAGTTGAAGGATCATGTTAAATCAAGCAATCCTAAGAACAAAATCTTTATCGTTCATAGACTGGATAGAAATACCTCTGGAATAATGATGTTCGCTAAAACTGCTGAAGCTCAACAACTATTACAAAGTGACTGGAAGAAATATATTGTCAGCAGAAAATACTCTGTATTAGTAGAGGGAAAAGTTAAAGATGATAAGGGAACTATCACATCTTGGTTAAAGGAGAACACTGCATTTGTAGTTTACTCAAGTAAAACAGATAACGGCGGTAAAAAAGCTATTACAAACTATGAAGTTATCAAGAAAACTAATAACTTCACACTACTAGAGGCATCCCTAGAAACTGGTAGAAAAAATCAGATCAGAGTCCACATGCAGGACCTGAAGCATCCAATTGTAGGAGATAAAAAGTATGGTGCTGACGGAAACCCAATCAAAAGAATGGGATTACATGCTAGAGTTTTGGAGTTTATTCATCCAATAACAGGAAAAGAATATAAGTTTGAAACTAAGATCCCTGCTAGTTTTGAAAAAGTATTTAAAAGAATGAGAAAGAGATAA
- a CDS encoding TrkH family potassium uptake protein: MNWSLIIKVQGYLLLILGIMMTFPLMISFHYGGGDFSAIALSIGITLITGLAFIFIFKSNKKFKAKEGFASVSLGWILAALFGGLPYFFHGSFGPYINCVFEAMSGFTTTGSTILSDIESIPRGLLFWRSLTHWLGGMGIVLFTIAILPMFGIAPGQLYNAEVPGPTKDRLSPKIKDTAKILWLIYIGLTIIETIFLMFGGMDLYTAVNHSFATVATGGFSTLNSSVSGFNSVYIEIVITIFMFLAGVNFALHFYLIKGRFRDFLKDSELRFYTAVITITTILISLNIYFSSGIEKYTVNYGRALLDSAFQVVSITTTTGFMTADFNLWPSFSALLLVALMFFGGCAGSTGGGMKQIRILILFKHLYNEIKKLAHPRAFFSLRVGEEHVENYVVRNVLGFSILFVFIFAGSTLFLAGMGYDIITSFTAAISCLGNIGPGLARVGAIENFGFFDPYSKGILIFCMLLGRLEIYSVLILIYSVIFRKR, from the coding sequence ATGAACTGGAGCTTAATAATAAAAGTACAGGGATATCTTTTACTTATCTTAGGCATTATGATGACCTTTCCCCTTATGATCTCATTTCATTATGGAGGAGGAGATTTCAGTGCTATAGCTCTTTCTATTGGAATAACTTTAATTACCGGATTAGCCTTTATATTTATATTTAAATCAAATAAAAAATTTAAAGCTAAAGAAGGGTTTGCAAGTGTTTCATTGGGCTGGATTTTGGCCGCCCTCTTTGGAGGCCTGCCATATTTTTTCCATGGTTCCTTTGGGCCGTATATAAACTGTGTTTTTGAAGCAATGTCAGGATTTACTACCACAGGGTCTACTATCTTATCCGATATTGAATCTATTCCTAGAGGATTGTTGTTTTGGAGATCATTGACTCATTGGCTGGGTGGAATGGGAATAGTTTTATTCACCATTGCTATCTTACCTATGTTTGGGATCGCTCCAGGTCAGTTATATAATGCAGAGGTTCCAGGTCCTACAAAAGATAGACTAAGTCCTAAGATAAAGGATACTGCTAAGATTTTGTGGCTTATCTATATCGGACTTACTATTATTGAAACTATATTTTTGATGTTTGGCGGTATGGATCTTTACACAGCTGTTAACCATTCATTTGCTACTGTAGCTACAGGTGGTTTTTCTACATTAAATAGCTCTGTGTCAGGTTTCAATAGCGTTTATATAGAGATAGTTATAACTATCTTTATGTTTTTAGCCGGGGTTAACTTTGCACTTCATTTTTACCTTATCAAAGGAAGATTTAGAGATTTTCTTAAAGATAGTGAACTAAGATTTTATACAGCTGTAATTACTATTACAACTATCTTGATCTCGTTGAATATATATTTTTCTTCAGGGATAGAAAAATATACTGTAAATTATGGTCGAGCACTCCTCGATTCTGCATTTCAAGTGGTATCTATTACTACTACGACAGGATTTATGACTGCCGACTTTAATCTATGGCCTTCATTTTCTGCTCTTCTCTTAGTGGCACTTATGTTTTTTGGTGGTTGTGCTGGATCTACAGGTGGCGGAATGAAACAAATTAGAATATTGATACTATTTAAACACCTATACAATGAAATTAAAAAATTAGCACATCCTAGAGCATTTTTCTCACTGAGAGTAGGAGAGGAACATGTAGAAAATTACGTAGTTAGAAATGTCTTGGGATTTTCAATATTATTCGTATTTATCTTTGCTGGATCTACACTTTTCCTGGCAGGAATGGGATATGATATTATCACAAGTTTTACTGCTGCTATCTCTTGCCTTGGAAACATTGGACCAGGGTTAGCTCGAGTAGGAGCCATTGAAAACTTTGGATTTTTTGATCCATACAGCAAGGGAATCCTTATCTTTTGTATGCTTTTAGGCAGACTGGAGATATATTCAGTTTTAATATTAATTTATTCTGTAATATTTAGAAAGAGATAG
- the trkA gene encoding Trk system potassium transporter TrkA → MKIVIAGGGDVGVKIAEKLIYENHDVTILEKDPQLIRTLQSKLDAMIIQGDATNINTLIESNILNADSFIAVTNSDGDNLIACSIVKKCCKNNISITCKIDSYYQYFNEEYLSPDDFGIETIIKPLEITVAKIMELMNNPNIFEIMNYADNMAQLVGVKVKRDFRHKGIPISEISSRDNIFSKVRLVAIQREGKLIVPKGQDVIYPKDKLYLVGKTDIVKKIVKEHFSSPMNLKNIIIVGGTKHAIELSKALNKSKKNITIIEEDKFRCKKLSFLLDNVLIMNGSATDSHLMDEVSIEDSCVISMSNNDEYNILSAFTAKKYGASKTMCMVKNSSIVNLINNLDPIDTVFSPHALTIGDILKHTRKTDLFSVSPFTEIDAETIGINVTQNSPILDTPIKDIIFPKKSIIGVIIRENNVIIPTGNDIIKMGDKVIVFLLPESIYEVEKMFTAPKFGGRR, encoded by the coding sequence ATGAAAATAGTTATTGCTGGTGGGGGAGACGTTGGAGTAAAGATTGCCGAGAAACTCATCTATGAAAACCATGACGTTACAATTTTAGAAAAAGATCCACAACTAATCAGAACATTACAAAGTAAATTGGATGCCATGATCATACAGGGAGATGCAACTAACATCAATACTCTTATTGAGTCAAATATCTTAAATGCCGACTCTTTTATTGCAGTTACAAATAGTGATGGGGATAACCTTATAGCTTGTAGTATTGTAAAAAAATGCTGTAAAAATAATATCTCTATAACTTGTAAAATCGACAGTTATTACCAGTATTTTAACGAGGAATATCTTTCTCCTGATGATTTTGGGATAGAAACTATTATAAAACCACTAGAAATTACTGTTGCGAAAATTATGGAACTTATGAATAATCCAAATATATTTGAAATTATGAACTACGCAGATAATATGGCTCAATTGGTAGGAGTTAAGGTTAAAAGGGACTTTAGGCACAAGGGGATACCTATCTCTGAAATTTCTTCAAGAGATAATATTTTTTCTAAAGTTAGGTTGGTAGCCATACAAAGAGAGGGTAAGCTTATCGTCCCAAAGGGGCAGGATGTAATCTATCCTAAAGATAAATTATATTTAGTAGGTAAGACAGATATTGTAAAAAAAATAGTTAAAGAACATTTTTCCAGTCCTATGAATTTAAAAAATATAATTATCGTTGGTGGAACTAAACATGCCATCGAACTTTCTAAGGCTCTCAACAAATCAAAGAAGAATATCACAATCATTGAAGAGGATAAGTTCAGATGTAAAAAATTAAGTTTCTTACTAGATAATGTTCTTATTATGAATGGGTCGGCTACTGATTCCCACTTGATGGATGAAGTCTCTATTGAAGATTCTTGTGTAATCAGTATGAGTAATAACGATGAATATAATATCTTATCGGCGTTTACAGCAAAAAAATATGGTGCTTCTAAAACCATGTGTATGGTAAAAAACAGCTCCATCGTAAACTTGATCAACAACCTTGATCCCATCGATACTGTATTTTCTCCCCATGCACTTACAATTGGAGATATATTAAAACATACCAGAAAAACTGATCTTTTCTCAGTCTCTCCATTTACAGAGATTGATGCAGAGACAATAGGTATAAATGTTACTCAAAATTCACCTATCTTAGATACTCCTATAAAGGATATTATTTTCCCGAAAAAATCCATAATAGGTGTGATAATTAGAGAAAATAACGTTATCATCCCTACTGGAAATGACATAATAAAAATGGGAGATAAAGTTATTGTATTCTTGCTTCCTGAATCAATCTATGAGGTAGAAAAGATGTTTACTGCCCCAAAATTTGGAGGTAGAAGATGA
- the cdd gene encoding cytidine deaminase produces the protein MLNEKEILELIDEAIAARKGAYAKFSNFKVGAALIDDRGNHYSGCNVENSSYGLSMCGERNAIFHAVSKGMKKIKVIAVVGETEGPISPCGACRQVINEFSTEDTIVIMANMKKEYKVVKFTDLFPYGFRL, from the coding sequence ATGTTAAATGAAAAAGAGATATTGGAATTAATCGACGAGGCTATCGCAGCTCGTAAAGGTGCATATGCAAAATTTTCAAATTTTAAGGTAGGAGCTGCTCTGATCGACGATAGAGGTAACCACTATTCAGGGTGTAATGTAGAAAACTCATCTTATGGATTATCCATGTGCGGGGAAAGAAATGCTATCTTCCATGCTGTTTCCAAAGGGATGAAGAAGATTAAAGTTATAGCCGTTGTAGGAGAGACAGAGGGTCCTATCTCACCATGTGGTGCTTGCAGACAAGTTATAAATGAATTTTCTACTGAAGATACTATTGTCATAATGGCAAATATGAAAAAAGAATATAAGGTGGTAAAGTTTACCGATCTATTCCCCTATGGATTTAGATTATAA
- the deoD gene encoding purine-nucleoside phosphorylase has translation MSIHINAKKGDIAETVLLPGDPLRAKWIADTFLEDVVCYNEVRGMYGYTGTYKGKRVSVQGTGMGVPSISIYVNELIQDFGVKNLIRVGSAGSYREDIKVRDIVLAMSASTNSGLNRIRFNGADYAPTADFDLMMKAIKSAEEKDIKVKAGNVFTSDEFYGDNFDDYKKWASYGVLCVEMETAGLYTVAAKHGVKALTLLTISDHLVTGEETTSAERQTTFGGMIEVALGTL, from the coding sequence ATGAGTATACATATTAACGCAAAAAAAGGTGATATCGCAGAAACAGTATTACTACCAGGAGATCCACTTAGAGCAAAATGGATCGCTGATACATTTTTAGAAGATGTAGTGTGCTATAATGAAGTTAGAGGAATGTATGGATATACTGGTACTTATAAAGGTAAAAGAGTATCTGTTCAAGGAACTGGTATGGGTGTTCCATCTATCTCTATCTATGTAAATGAATTGATCCAAGACTTTGGAGTGAAAAACCTAATCAGAGTAGGATCTGCCGGATCTTATAGAGAAGATATCAAAGTCAGAGATATTGTTTTAGCTATGTCAGCTTCTACAAACTCAGGATTAAACAGAATCAGATTTAACGGTGCAGACTATGCCCCTACAGCTGATTTTGATCTGATGATGAAGGCTATTAAATCCGCTGAAGAAAAAGACATCAAAGTAAAAGCTGGAAATGTATTTACTTCAGATGAATTTTACGGAGATAACTTCGATGACTATAAAAAATGGGCATCATACGGTGTACTTTGTGTTGAGATGGAGACTGCCGGTCTATATACTGTAGCAGCTAAACATGGAGTAAAAGCTCTTACTCTGCTTACTATCTCTGACCACTTAGTGACTGGAGAGGAAACTACTTCTGCTGAAAGACAGACTACTTTTGGTGGAATGATCGAAGTAGCATTAGGAACTTTATAA